The Dunckerocampus dactyliophorus isolate RoL2022-P2 chromosome 13, RoL_Ddac_1.1, whole genome shotgun sequence genome window below encodes:
- the osr1 gene encoding protein odd-skipped-related 1: MGSKTLPAPVPLHPSLQLADYSLLQSSTGLQLPADHFHSIYSFSALHAIQLHQWTPGYLPVALPRCTISKLPAQFSSVASIPIFPRLLQPKQDSAVLMQSLKKKPRFDFANLATAATQEDHLKAEDLSMAGVAAAAAAAAAAASSHHPNSPGPGCVLDVTKFSSPERKSSRGRLPSKTKKEFVCKFCGRHFTKSYNLLIHERTHTDERPYTCDICHKAFRRQDHLRDHRYIHSKEKPFKCQECGKGFCQSRTLAVHKTLHVQVKELKPAKMK, translated from the exons ATGGGCAGCAAAACTTTGCCAGCTCCAGTCCCTCTTCACCCATCTCTCCAGCTGGCCGACTACTCCCTCCTGCAGAGCTCCACAGGCCTCCAGCTGCCAGCAGATCACTTCCACAGTATCTACAGCTTTAGTGCCCTGCATGCCATTCAGCTTCACCAATGGACGCCTGGCTACCTTCCTGTGGCCCTGCCTCGCTGCACTATCTCCAAGCTGCCTGCCCAGTTCTCCTCCGTGGCCTCCATCCCCATATTCCCTCGCCTCCTGCAGCCCAAGCAGGACTCTGCAGTGTTGATGCAGAGCTTGAAGAAGAAGCCCCGCTTTGACTTTGCCAACCTGGCCACAGCAGCCACCCAAGAAGATCATCTGAAGGCAGAAGACCTGAGCATGGCAGGTGTCGCTGCTGCCGCTGCAGCCGCCGCTGCTGCAGCTTCATCTCACCATCCCAATTCACCTGGCCCGGGGTGCGTTTTGGATGTGACCAAGTTCTCCTCACCAGAGCGCAAGTCTAGTCGAGGCCGTTTACCCTCTAAGACCAAAAAAGAGTTTGTCTGCAAATTCTGTGGCCGGCATTTTACAAAATCCTACAACCTGTTGATCCACGAGAGGACACACACAGATGAGAGGCCATACACATGTGATATCTGCCACAAAGCCTTCAGAAGGCAGGACCACCTCCGAGACCACAG GTACATCCATTCCAAAGAAAAGCCCTTCAAGTGTCAGGAGTGTGGGAAGGGCTTCTGTCAGTCCAGGACTCTAGCTGTTCACAAAACCTTACATGTGCAAGTCAAGGAACTGAAGCCAGCCAAGATGAAGTGA